GACGAGACATTCTCCTAAGGGGTTCTTTCTCCCAAACCCAGTTCTCCAGCATTTGAGAGGGAACTTCGACAAAGTCGGTCTCCACCAGGGTCCCGCTGAATTCTGAGTATGTGGTCTAAGGGATGTCAATAAACATTTAGTTAGGAAGTATCCTTTTGTACACACAGAGTCCTGTTTGTGAGGCTGACATAAACCTGTGTAATTGCCTGTGCACTTGTTGAGATCTGTGGAGACTTGCTTCCTGCTTCTCTGATCCACTCAGATTACCCGTATATAGGAGTTGTAGATGAGATCTGATTTGGGATTAGGCGTAGAATCGTTTTCTCAAAAGCAAAGTTCCCTACCTTGGAGCACAGCTCGTGCATGACATGGCCAAACTCGTGGAAATATGTCTCCACCTCGTGGTGTTGCAAGAGTGAGGGCCAGCCCTTGGTTGGCTTGGTGAAGTTAGCCACCATGGCTGCCACTGGAAGCCTGCGTTTCCCATCAAGCCCCAGGCAGCCTGGCTGCAGCCCAAAGCAGGCAGCATGGCCATACTTTccctctctggaggaggggaacagggtcATTACACAACATGGCATGACACATTCTCGGAACCATAGATTCATCCAACACCACTCTCAGCATAGGCATTGTGACGGGTTAAGTAAAGGGACAAAACACGTCTTCAAAAAGAGGTAATCCGTGACAAGGATTTGTAATACATTGAAATACACACCTTGGATGCAGATCCAAATAGAACTGGCCAATTTCCTCCCCTGTGGCTGTATCCATGACTGAATAGAGACTGACACTTTCATGCCAAACATGGGTGTGCTTGATCTGTGAGAAGGTGAGGCCCAGCAGGTCCTGGTAGATACTGAGGAGTCCAGCTGTCACCACCTCGAGTGGAAAATACTGGATCAGCTTGTCCTTGTCCACCGCAAACTTCACCTGTTCAACTTGGTTCATGTAATAAGGCAAGTCCCATGCATTGATCAGTCCATCAAAGGTTTGGCCCCGCATTAGACAGTCCCTCTTCTTCAGAGCTAGAATgtacttcctctctttctcacccactGGCTTCAGTTTCTCATAGAACTCATCTATGAAATATAGGAAAGGTGAAAAGGAGACATGAACTGTGTGCTTTTGCAAATATCACTCAATGTGTCAACATTGGGGTTTGATTATCTTCGAGGGGGACGTACCTAGAAAACATGCCACATTTGTCGCATTCTTGGCCATGTTCATCTCGAGCACATAGTTTGCATGGTTATTGAAACCAAGTAAGTTGGCAACCTTCGCCCGGAGCTTTATCAGTCGTTCCAGAATGGCTGTGTTTACCTggaacaaaaacacactcaaGCTACATCTACATCAGTCATTGTATTTTTCCATGACTGGATGTGGAGGACTTTGATATCCATCAGAAGTATGAGGGAGGATTTGAGGACGTTTACCTCCTTACACCTGCTGTGGAAGGCGGTCTCCGTTTTTCTCCTGGTCTCAGCCAAATGGCATCTCTTCATCAGGGGGAAATAGTGTGGGTATGCCAGCGTCACCTTGAACCGCCCATCCACAGTTTTCTCCAGACTATTCAGATAGCTATCTGCTAGTCCACCTTGGAGAGGGTTGAGGTAGATATAGACCATAACTGATGTGCAATATGAAACATACTACATGCCATGTCAAATAAGTCGTTGTAGTGTCCCTTTTATCGAGTGCGTTTCGGCTTACCCAGTTCACGCTCAGAGAAAACCAGGTAAGATTTATCCTCATTCAGGTTTTGATTGAAGTCGATGGAAAGTTCACTTATAAGTTTGGAGATTCTTTCTACTTCCTTGGGAAATAAATGATAATCGCAAATTCAGTCCAATTTGTCCTGATTTGTATTAAAACACATAACCCCTGGGGCTTTATACAACCTCTTGAATGTCTTTTGACAAGTGCAATCCATTTCGCTTCCCCAGTGTGATTTGACGGTCTAAGAATCTTTTGGCTTCAGGCATTAGATTGTCCAGCTGCTGTTCCTGCAAACACAGaccaaaaacaatcaacagtctCTGAGGAGGCAAAGCTAGTTCTGAGTTGGCAACAAAGTGTGTTTAAGGGCCGGCACTTAGTCAGTCAAACTGCCCCCACACCAGTTGTTGGAAGAGTCCCTGGGCATGGTGGTTGCCATAGAGAGACTGCTACCAGAGCCACAGTGACAA
This is a stretch of genomic DNA from Osmerus mordax isolate fOsmMor3 chromosome 20, fOsmMor3.pri, whole genome shotgun sequence. It encodes these proteins:
- the nln gene encoding neurolysin, mitochondrial, with the protein product MTLLNQRLISATTCSQAADSRNALRWDLTTDQIKSMTDSLIQRIKQVYDNIGSLDIEKVSIDNTLNALASAKLEYASSRHVLDFPQYVSPCKEVRSASTEADKRLSKFDVETSMREDIFKRVLALQEQQLDNLMPEAKRFLDRQITLGKRNGLHLSKDIQEEVERISKLISELSIDFNQNLNEDKSYLVFSERELGGLADSYLNSLEKTVDGRFKVTLAYPHYFPLMKRCHLAETRRKTETAFHSRCKEVNTAILERLIKLRAKVANLLGFNNHANYVLEMNMAKNATNVACFLDEFYEKLKPVGEKERKYILALKKRDCLMRGQTFDGLINAWDLPYYMNQVEQVKFAVDKDKLIQYFPLEVVTAGLLSIYQDLLGLTFSQIKHTHVWHESVSLYSVMDTATGEEIGQFYLDLHPREGKYGHAACFGLQPGCLGLDGKRRLPVAAMVANFTKPTKGWPSLLQHHEVETYFHEFGHVMHELCSKTTYSEFSGTLVETDFVEVPSQMLENWVWEKEPLRRMSRHYKDDSPIPDNLLNKLIASRVANTGLMNLRQIVLSKVDQSLHTQSHSDTAEVFAKHCQEILGVPATQGTNMTASFSHLAGGYDGQYYGYLWSEVYSMDIFFSRFKKEGIMNPKVGKEYRQAILEAGGSVDGMEMLKSFLGREPCQDAFFQCKGLIKSGEIQNGT